The Planctomycetia bacterium region CATCAGGCATGATGCCCGTTTGATGTATGGCTGGAATGCCCGGATGCTGCAACTGCCCGGTTATGCGGGCTTCTTCCATGAACCGTAATACCTGGAGAGAATCTTCTTCGTACTTCGGCAGCAAAATCTTGATCGCGATATCACGGTCGAAGGACAGATCGCGAGCGCGATAGACAATGCCCATCCCGCCGCGGCCTAATTCTTCGAGGATTTCAAACCCGGGTGGTGCGTGGATGGCACGGTCAACGGGCTGACTGCCTGTGCCAGCATTCAGCTCATGCCCATGATCCGGCAACGTTTTATCACTGACGTGATCAGGCTCAAGCTGATGACTGGACGGGTTCATGAAACGAACCTGGTAACAGAATTAGTCGATTGCCCCGAGGACTCAGGAAGCACGAGTCGGCTGAGTTCCCTGGGGAAAAGTGGGTTTCGTTCCCTGTGGTTTCTTTTCACTGCAACCCACAGCAATAAGACTCAACAGCAGCATTCCTACAAGTGTTAGTTTTCGCATGGTGGAGTTCCTTTTTGTAACTGTCAACTGCTGGTACTAAGTTTCCCTCATTCCTGGCTGGTGTCAACGATATTCGTGCCGATCATGAGTTACCCCGCTTGAGTTCCAGTTCCTGCCAGCGGTGATACAGCCTGTCTACCTCCTGCTGGGCTGCCTCCATAGCATGGCAGGCTTCTGTTAACGCTAGATGCCCCGCAGTGGAAGCTGCTTCTACTGCAGCATGGCACTCGGTCAGTTTCGCCTCCGCAGCAGCTATCGCCTCCTCCATCTGGTTCCATTCCTGCTGTTCCTTGAAGCTTAATTTCTTGGGCTTTGATTCGGTCACGGTGCGTTTTGCCGGAGCAGCAGCAACAGTTTCTTTCTTCTGTTTCTCTGTTTGAGCCTTGTCGTAACTGGTGATCCATTGGCCGACATTCGCATAGGAACCGGCATTGCCATCGCCATCGAGGCCAATGACCTCGGTGCATAGCCGATCCATCAGGTCGCGATCATGGCTGACCAGCACCACCGCCCCGGGGAATTCCGACAGGCTTTCTTCGAGCACTTCCAGCGCAGGTATATCCAGATCATTCGTCGGCTCATCGAGCAGCAGCACATCGGCTGGTTGCAGCATCAACTGGGCAATCCGCACCCGCGCCTGCTCCCCACCTGAAAGCGCTCCCACGCTGATTTCGAGCCTGTCAGATTGAAACAGAAACCGGTTCGCCCACGAAACCACGTGAATAGGCCGATCACGATAGATGACAATATCGTTGCCGCCACCCAGTGCTTGCTTCAGACTCTGGTCGGTTTGCAGAGCCGACCGACCCTGCTCGAACATGACGGTTCGGAGTTTGTCCGCCCGTTGAATCGTTCCGGCATCTGGCGTGATCAGACCAGCTAATACTTTAAGCAACGTACTTTTGCCGCTGCCGTTGGCTCCCAGCAGGCCAAGTTTGGTTCCTGGGCTTAAGAGCAAATCAACATTCTGAAACAGTTGCTTGCCGCCGAGCGCATGAGTAAGCCCGCTGGCTGCCAGCAGTTTGCGAGTCTGTCGGCCGGTGTCAGCAAAGTCGATCCCAGCAGAACCAGCCTGGGCTGTGCGATACTTCAGCTCTGCCAGTTCCTCCCGCCGGGCGTAGGCATCTTCGATGCGTGAAGATGCCTTGCGGGTTCGTGCAGCAGCTTTGCGGCCCAGCCATTCCGTTTCCCGCCTTACCTGATTGGCAACCGATTCCTGCTGTCTGGCTTGTGTCTCCAGGAATTCATCGCGTCTATCAACGAACTCGTCATAACCTGCTGCGAAACGAAAAGCTCCACCAGGGTATACGCGGTTGATCTCGATGATCTCATCAGCCACTGCCCGCAGAAATGCACGATCATGGCTGGCTGCCAGGTAGCCAAACGGAGCATCGCGAAGAAGCCGTTCAAGCCAGACAATGCTGCTGAGGTCAAGATGATTCGTTGGCTCATCCAGTAGAAGAAAATCAGGTTTCTTGACCAGTTGGCAGGCGAGCGACAATCGTTTCCGCCATCCGCCGGAAAGCGTGGAAGCCTGCACGCTGGTATCGGTGAAGCCTGTCTGTGTCAGTGTGATCGCAGCCTGGGTTTCCTTTTCGTAATCTTCGCTAGGTTCATCTGATAGTGCAGCGACAACGACTTCCAGAACAGTCTTTCCTGCAGGGAAAACATCATCCTGAGCCAGGTAGCCAAGCCGTGTCCCTCGTTTGAGGGAACGAGTCCCTTCGTCGTGAGGCTCACTTCCCAGCAATACCTTGAGCAGCGTTGATTTTCCGGAACCATTGGGGCCAATGAGACCCAGACGTGCGCCTTCATGCAGATCAACCGAAAGATCACTGAAGAGTGGCCGCGGGCCGAATCCCTTGCTGATTTTCTGAGCAGAAAGTAGCAGACTCATATCGAACCAGTGAAGTTACGTGACGAACCTTAATGATATGAGGCAAATAGTGGACTTTCCAAAGCCTGACAGGTTGCGTGTATCAACGCAACCTGTCGCGTGAGATTTCGAATGCCTGACTACTTAACCGGTGCAACCACCTGTAATTCGTTCTGCACTTCATACACGCCTGGTTCCAATTGCACCATGGCAGCTGCCAGTTGCCTGGAGTAATCGCTGGTCACTTGGCCACGCAGGATGGCCGTTTCGCCACGTTTCAAAACTTGAAGATTCTGTGCACCCTGCATGCCGGGTGAACTGGTGAGCCGTTGTGTAAAATCACCGCCGATAGCAACAGCATTGCCGCCAGTTGGAGCAGCGGGTGCAGCCTTGCCTTCGTAATTCACCTGATAGCCAATGGAGGCTTGCTGGGTTTGATTCATCTGGTTGTTGCCACCGAGGAAAGCGCTGTTGTTTCCGAGGAAACCAGTTCCCCCCATCATGCCCATACCCATGCGGTTGCCGCCCATCATATTCTGCATGCCACCCATGCCCATGCGGTTGCCACCCAGGCCACCACCACCAAAGCCGCCGCCCAGTGTTCCTGCACCCAAACCACCACCGCCGAGGCCGCCTCCGCCTAATCCTGTACCGCCTCGTAGTCCGGTGTTGCCACCCAGGCCAGTGTTGGCGCCAAGCCCTGTGCCGGTTCGTCCCGTAGTACCCATACCACCGCCAGTAAGGCCTCCGCCGCCAGTACCTGCGAAACCAGAGCCAGTACCAGCGAAGCCCATACCTGTTCCAGTGGTCGATCCGGTTCCAGAACCAGAAGGTCGATAGGCTGCAAATGGATCAGGGTTGGTGTTGGCAATGGTAGCAGCGTTACCGAAGACACTCTCGAAATTTACATTAACGTTACTGCCCAGCAATGTGGTGTTCGCCTGGCCAACGATGCCGTTACCAGAGGTGTTTCCAGTCCCCTGGCCCATGCTGCCTGATCCCATGCCTGCCTGGTTGTTGCCCTGAGCCAGAATACCTGCAGGCAGGACCAACATAGCTGCACTGATAAATAAATGTTTTCGCAACATGACTTTCCCCAGAATCCGGCACTTCATTATTTATAGTCGCCGTTTCTTGACGAAAAAACAAGTGAATCCCTATCTGTTCAGCTATTTCTCATTGAATATGAGCAAGAAATGGTAATCTCATTTTACCAATGTTTCCTTGCTCGGCTTGTTTCCCTGTTTTTACGCCAAATTACTCGCTGTGGGTCTTTCACACTGACTCTTTGAATTGCAAAAGTAGTCGCAACCCGGTGAAGATCAACGTAGAATACCCACGTTCGTTCCGAGGGTATCTTCATGCAGGCAACCAGATGGTGTATGGCAGTTGCATGCGTTGTGCTGAGTCTGTCTGCCTACAGTCAGCCACCATCTGATACCGATGCGGTACTGCAGCAGGAAAAGAACGACGTACAGCAAAGCCCTGCTGCCAAGTTCTTTCCTGCTGGTTTGTTTGAGAAAGTCGAAGCACTGCAGGTAAAACTGAAAGAGACCAGAGATAATCATCAGTTACAGTTGTTACAGCAGCAGGCACGCTGGCTACTTCCTGAGCCGCAAATATCTCTGCCTGCCCATGTTTCCCGCATCATGGGTACCTTGAAATTCAAACACGATACTTATCCTGTTGCTGTCCTTTTTGCGCCCGATGGCAAATCACTCTACACCAGCAGCAGCGATGGCACGGTTCGACAATGGAATTTGCAAAATGGCCGTACACTGAAAACGTGGGAGATCGGCAAACCGGTGGGACCGATGGCCTTATCGAACAACGGCCAATACCTGGCTGTTGGAGAAGGATACCGTCAGACTCCCAATATGGATGCCTCTTCACTGAATGCTCAGGAAGAGTATGCCATTCATGTCATTGATCTTTCCACAGGAAAAGTGAAGTGGAAATCGCAAGGCATCCAGGTAGCCATTCTATGCCTCGCATTCAGCTCAGATGATAAGCTGCTCACTGCTGGAACTCTGCAGGGGAAATCAGACCCCATTCAAGTCTGGAATGTTGCCAGCGGCAAGCTCGAAAAGACTTTCAAATCGTTGCACGCCATCTTGAATACGGCCTGGTCCAGGGATGGAAGCAAGCTGTTCGTTACGACTTCAGACCGTTCGTTTGGTACCTACGATACCAGCACTGGCATGCAGATGCAGTCCATCCGTGAAAAGGGCATGATCTACAGCATGGCACTGAGCCCGGATGAAAAAACGCTGGCCATTGCCGGCGACACGGTTGATGAAAGCAATGCACTCTGCATCAAGCTGTATGACACCTCTGACTGGAAAGTGACTTCCACCCTGGCAGGAAATGCCAACAGCATTATCAGTCTGGCATTTCAGGCGAATGGGCAGAACCTGGTCAGTTCCAGTGCCAAGCCTGAAGCAACCATCAAAGTCTGGAACCTCGCACAGAAAACAGCAACCAGTCAATACCTTGGGCATCTGAATGATGTGACCTCCGTTGCAATCAGCCCAGCAGATAAATCCATCGCTTCTGCCAGCCTCGATGGCAGCATGCGACTATGGTTTCCCACGCAGGTGAAACCGCCCGAAACCATCTTCGCGGGAAAAGCTCCGGTCTGGTCAGTAGCCTGTGCAGCCAAATTGCTGCTCACTACCAGCGCTGATCATCATGCCGTGGTGCTGGATTCAGAGACCGGTAAGGAGATTTCACGTTATCGAGAACACGAAGCGCCGGTAACCGCTGGGTGCATTCGCCAAGACGGTCAACTGGTGGCAACTGGCGGCGCTGACAAAACCATCAGGCTGTGGGAACCCGCCACAGGAAAAACAGTAACCATGTTGTCAGGCCACAACGGCGTCATCACCACGCTGGTATTCAGTAACGATGGTAAACGGCTCTTTTCCGCCAGTGCCGACAAAACGGTCCGAGCTTGGAACCTGGAGAGCAAGCAGCAGATTTTCAGCAAGGAACAGCATCGCAGTGTCGTTACCTCGCTGGCGCTGAATGCTGATGGTTCGTTACTCGCTTCAGGTGGTGCAGACAACATCATCCGCATCTGGCGGGCACACGATGGCAGCGAACTGCGCTCCCTGATCGGACACACCGCAGCGATCACCGGCCTGGCATTCAGCCCCGGTGGCACACTGCTCGCCAGTGTTGGCGCCGATGGACTCACCAAAATCTGGGAACCTGCCACCAGGAACGATGCTCTGCGTACTCTTGCAGGGCACGTCGGGCAGTTGATGGCAGTCGCATTCAGCCCTGACTTGCAATACCTGGCCACGGCTGGTGCTGATGAAACCATCCGCATCTGGAACCTGATGTCGTTCACGGAATCACGAGCACTCAAGGGCCATACCAGTTGGGTCTCCAGCCTCACCTTCTCTCCTGATGGCGATTCACTTTTCAGTGCCTCGGTCGATGGCACGGTACGTCGATGGAGAGAATCCAAGGCATTTGAACCAGTACGCTATGGCCATGAACAGGCCATTCGTTTCATGTCGATCAGTCCCAATGGCGATCGACTCATTTCAGCCAGCGATGATGGCAGATTGATTCTCTGGGACACCGCTACCGGCAACGAACTGGCTCAATGGAAGGGCCATGCCTCACCTGTTCAGCAACTGGCTTTCTCGCTGGATGGCAAACGGTTTATCTCGATGGATAAGGACTTGTCTCTCAAACTATGGAACCTGGCATCCTTGCAGGAAGTGCAGTCGTTGAGTTTGAAGCTGGATGGAATCACTCGCGCTGCATTTCTGAATGCAGATCAAGGAGTTGCCATCGCCAGTGGTGCTTCAACGATAGGCATGTGGACCCTGGAGAACGGCACATTCAAACCGGAACCACAGACAACTTTTACAGGACACGAAAGACACTGCAATGCAGTAGGCTTTGCCAGGGAAAAAGTGGCGCTGGGTGGCATGGATGGCAATGTTAAACTCTGGAATTTGAAAGACTTCAAGCAGGGATCGGATGATAGCCTGCGCTGTTATCCCGTGGCAGTTCACGAGTTGGCACTCAGTGCCGATGGCAAACAGATGTTTACCACCAGTCAGGAAAATGAATTTAAACTCTGGAACCTGGAAAACAAACAGTTGATTCATTCCTGGGTTGGCCGATCAGCGAAATTGACAGCATTGGCATTACATCCAGGTGGAAACCGGATCATCACCAGTTTTGACAACGGTGAGGTTGTCTTCTGGGATGGCGTTACCGGTAAGGAATTGCGTGCCTGGAAATTCAAAGGCCTGATTACCGATCTTCAACTGTTGACCAAGGCACCACATGCCTATGCAGCCACTGCGAACGGCGTGATCTATCAACTGGACCTTCCTCAATAATCTTTCATGGACAATAACATTTCAAATACCATGACCAAAGACAACACGGCTTCACTGACGCAAGATCCGTCGCTGCCTTCACCCAGGCAAACGCTGTCCTATCTGCATCAGGTATTTCAGACACGCGGGCTGGAACCCAAAAGCAAGCTGGGACAATGCTTTCTCGTTGATCTGAACTTGATGGATTTGTTGGTGCGTTCAGCGGAACTCAGCTCGCAGGACCTGGCACTGGAAATTGGCTGTGGCACTGGCAGCCTGACCATGAAGTTGGCAGAGGCCGCGGGCGCTGTCGTGGGAATTGAAATCGATAAAGGCTTCTTTCAGTTGGCCCATGACCTGACCAGGGCCTGGAACAATGTGGATGTTCTGCATGGCGATGTCCTCAAGAGCAAACATATTCTGAATCCCGACTGGCTGCAGGTCGTCAGGGACAAAGCCAAACTGCCCGGCATTCAACAGATTAAACTCACCGCTAATCTGCCATACGTGGTGGCTACGCCAGTTGTCATCAATCTGCTGCTACTCGATGATCTGCCCATCGAACGTATGGTCGTCATGGTACAACTGGAGATGGCCGAACGTCTGGTGGCAAAACCATCCACGAAGGATTACAACGCCAATTCCATTTTTGTGCAGAGTTTGTGCGATGTGGAAATGGTTCGCAAGATCGGCCCGAAAGCGTTCTTCCCACCGCCCAAGGTTGATTCGTCCATCATCCGCATCTGGCCCCGTCCTGAAAAACGGCAGCAGATTATTGATAGCCTGGGCAGCGTTACCAGGCTGCACCGCTTCCTGCACGGCCTGTATCTGCATCGCCGCAAAAACCTACGGGGCGCTTTGTATCCTCTGTATCGAGAACAATTGGATAAGCCGGGGCTGGATCAGCGAATAGCAGGTGCCGGCTTTGATGTGCAAGGCAGGGCGGAAGCACTTACGGTTGAGGAGCATCTGCGGCTTTGCCAGGCTCTGCCTGATCTGAGCGTTTAACCGAGAACTCCGACATCATCGCCAGCACACCCAGTATCGGCCCGGGTAACCAGAGCCAGCCTATCCAGAATTGCATCGGTTCCAGGCTCAATGCAGTTAGCTGAATACCAAATACGGTGACGCTGAAACCGATGGCATTCTGCAAGGCGAGTGCACTTCCCGTAGCTTCCGGCAGGCAAGCTTTCGCCGAGAGTGCCGAGAACTGCGGTGAATCTGCCGGGGCACTCAATCCCCACACAACCAGAAACAGAATCACCAGCCATATAGGCATCCAGGGTAGAAGCGGACACAACAAGCACATGCAGCCAGAAATGGTCAGTGCAATGATTGCCACCAGCGCGCTGCCAATCCTTCGACTCCACCAACCTCCCAACACGTTGCCTGCTGCCCCCACGGCAATAATCGAGAAAATCCACCACGATTGCTGTTGACGATTATCAGTAACGAGCCGAACCAGAAACGGAACCGTTGACCAGAATGCATATAGTTCCCACATATGCCCGAAGTAGCCAAATGCCGACGCTCGATAAGCTGGTAGGCGAAAACAGTTCCATGCTATACGCAGATTGATTTTCCGGCCTGGTGGCCTGGCTGCTGGTCCATCACCGAGCCAGAGCATGAGAAATGCTGCCAGCACAGCAAAGAACGAAGCACCAACGGTAATCCACTGCCAGGGTATCTGTTCGCCCAAGGCTCGAAGCAGAAAGGGCAGCGATGTGCCGAGCGATACCGAACCCACCAGCCAGCCCAGTGCTTCACCGGTTCGATCAGGCATCCAGGTGATGACAAGTTTCATCCCCAAAGGATAGATACCAGCCAGTGCAACACCGGTCAGAAATCGCCAGAACATGGCATCGATCCACCCGCCGCTGGCATACGCAAAACCGAAATTCGCCAGCGAGCCGAGGAGACATCCTGCAGAAAATACCCGACTGGCAGGGAATGCATCAGCCAGGCCGGTCAGCGATAAACCGAGCGTACCGAGTATGAAACCAATCTGAACAACCGCCAACAGGCTGCCTTGAGAGAAAGAGTTGAGTGACCAGAGCTGTGTAACTTCCGGCAGGGAAGCTGTGCCACAAAACCAGAGAGACGTTCCGAGCGATTCCGCCAGGACGATGCAGGGCAAAGCCAGTGTTGCTTTGGAAAGGTTAATTCCATTATCTCAAAAACACGAAACGTCTCAGGCGATGAGATGTTTCAGTTTAACGTGATCTTTTCAAAACACTATTTGGCAGCCACTTTCCCCGTGACATCGATCTGACAGGCTTGCACGATTTCCCCTGTCTCTTGATTCTGCACCAGGGCAATCACTTTCAGATTCTTCATGTCCAGCGGGCGATTCGTCGAGGGGAAGGGACGAGTTTTGCCAAACTCATCCAGGTAATTGTTCAGCTCGCTGCGCAGCTTGCTAATATCTGCACTTACCTGATGTTTGAAGTTTTTATCCTTGATAGAAACTCCCTCGATGCCACCGGGCATGGCACGCACCACTTGATGATGGAATCGCAGTCGGTTGCTGCCGACGTACTTTACTGTTTCTTCCACGATAATGGTTTTCAACTTTAATTGATCAGCAACTTCTACGCCGTACACATCAAGATGAATATCGATCTTGTCTCCATCTCGGCTCGCAGTGCCGTTCACTTTGACCTGGCTGCTTTTTTCCAGAATGGGATCGATGATCTCTTTATACTGCTCAAATTTGGCTTGCGCCCGATCCATGCCACCACCGCTGCCAGCTCCCGGCTTGCCGTTGAATAACGTGCTGGGAGTGCCCCGCATATCGTTCGGGAACAGCTTGCGGTAATAGTTAAAACGGGCAACAGTATCAGGATTGGTCATTGGATCAGGGCCGGGGATGTGCATGTGGTACTGAATCAGAACCAGGTCTTTGTGATCGTATGCTTTTTCGAGCGCATCAAAAGCGACATCAGCAGCCACGCAGGGTGGGCACTGGGCGCCGGTGAACAATTCAAGAACTGCCACCTGATTGGCGCTTGTGTTCTTGCGGCCTGCAAATGCAACCGGTTTGAACGGAGGCACCGTCGCCAGATATTCCTTATCCATGTCGGCGTCCATCTTGGCGAGTTTCGCCTCAATGACTTTAGCCTCGGAAGTATTCTTGTTGGCTACCAGTGCCTGCAGGTAAGCGGTAACCACCGGGTGCTGCCTGGATGCTGACCAGCTTGCAGGCATCGATTGATATGCCGATTGAATAACTTTCAGGGCAAGCGCTTCCAATCCTTTTTCCCGAAGCAGCGTAGTGCCCGTGCGCGACAAAACGTAATTCGTGTAAGGCAAGCCGTAAGGCTTGGCGTGTTTTTCGATGATGCCGATGAGCTTTTCTGCCTCGGCTCTGCTGACCTTGGCTTTTTGAGCCATCCCCAGCAATGCACTGGCTGAATCAAGGGCGGCCAGTTGATCAGAGTGCTTTTCAATCACTTCCCGGTAGAGGTCAGCAACTTTTTCATCAGCTTCCTTTTGGGCTGCAGGCAACTGATCCTGAATCTTCTTCCGTTTCTCAGCATCCTTTTCATTCTGTGCCTGGATGCGAAGTGTCATGGGACGGTTATTCAGAGAGACTGCTTTGCCATATGCTTCAGGCGATTTGACTCGCACGATAGCATCAGAAGGTTGTGCAAATTCGGTTTGATCCGTCGGCGCCAGCTTGGCACGATATGCAATGGTATCAGTCGCCATGCTGCCCAGAATGCTTTTCTCAGACCCTGCACTATGTGAAGTAAAGGTCATCCCATTGGAAAGGGTGAGAACGATTTCCTGACCATTGGCTTTATAGCTCGTCAGCTTAACCGTGCTGCGCGGCGGAACAGCCAGCACGCTGGCGGTTTGCGTCCCGTCTTTGGTTTCCACTTTGAGTAATGCCTGAGTCGTTTCCGCCGATGGACTACCAATGAGAGCCAGGCGGTAGTTGCCATCGGGAATGGTTCCCTGAGCATGGATGCCCTGGCTGAAAGCAAGAAGAAGTGTCAGCAACACCAGTTTTTTCAACATGGTTTAATCTCTCGCGGATTAAGTCTTTACATTACAAAATTACTAAAGATTGATGCAAAGTTAAGCAAATACCGAAAATAAACAGGTGGCTTGCTGGTTCATCTGGAATAATTGATGTTTGACGAGTATGATTCAAACAGATTGGCCATGGTACTGAACGTGTATCAGAAGATGAAAGCCATATTCTGTCTACTCTGCTGCATGATTATTCTCATGCCACAGGGGTGGTGTTGCTGGCTTGTACCATTGCAATGTTGTAGTAACGATGCTGTCCCTTCCTGTTGCCATACTGTTTCACAGGCTACTGAATCGTGTTGCGATGCCTGTGCTGAATCGCAAAATGCACAGGATGGTGATGATCATTCAGGTTCAATACCTGAGACCTGCAGTAAGTGTCTCCACGACACGATTCGACCAGTTTTTGAAAATTCGACTGACTGGTTCGTTGTACCTGTTGCCATTCTTCCTGTGGAACTATCCACGGGATTGCCTTGCAGTCTGCTGTTTGTCTCTCACGATGTGCATACCGTCAGCCCACCTTTGCATGTGCACCTCTGCGTCTGGCGTTGTTAAGCCGGTTGATGATCGGTCGTAACTGAAGCGATATAGCTTTAAGACTGTAGTTTGCTTCGTCTATTGTTCATTCTTTGATAACAACACCAAACCAGAACGGA contains the following coding sequences:
- the rsmA gene encoding ribosomal RNA small subunit methyltransferase A, yielding MTKDNTASLTQDPSLPSPRQTLSYLHQVFQTRGLEPKSKLGQCFLVDLNLMDLLVRSAELSSQDLALEIGCGTGSLTMKLAEAAGAVVGIEIDKGFFQLAHDLTRAWNNVDVLHGDVLKSKHILNPDWLQVVRDKAKLPGIQQIKLTANLPYVVATPVVINLLLLDDLPIERMVVMVQLEMAERLVAKPSTKDYNANSIFVQSLCDVEMVRKIGPKAFFPPPKVDSSIIRIWPRPEKRQQIIDSLGSVTRLHRFLHGLYLHRRKNLRGALYPLYREQLDKPGLDQRIAGAGFDVQGRAEALTVEEHLRLCQALPDLSV
- a CDS encoding ABC-F family ATP-binding cassette domain-containing protein, which codes for MSLLLSAQKISKGFGPRPLFSDLSVDLHEGARLGLIGPNGSGKSTLLKVLLGSEPHDEGTRSLKRGTRLGYLAQDDVFPAGKTVLEVVVAALSDEPSEDYEKETQAAITLTQTGFTDTSVQASTLSGGWRKRLSLACQLVKKPDFLLLDEPTNHLDLSSIVWLERLLRDAPFGYLAASHDRAFLRAVADEIIEINRVYPGGAFRFAAGYDEFVDRRDEFLETQARQQESVANQVRRETEWLGRKAAARTRKASSRIEDAYARREELAELKYRTAQAGSAGIDFADTGRQTRKLLAASGLTHALGGKQLFQNVDLLLSPGTKLGLLGANGSGKSTLLKVLAGLITPDAGTIQRADKLRTVMFEQGRSALQTDQSLKQALGGGNDIVIYRDRPIHVVSWANRFLFQSDRLEISVGALSGGEQARVRIAQLMLQPADVLLLDEPTNDLDIPALEVLEESLSEFPGAVVLVSHDRDLMDRLCTEVIGLDGDGNAGSYANVGQWITSYDKAQTEKQKKETVAAAPAKRTVTESKPKKLSFKEQQEWNQMEEAIAAAEAKLTECHAAVEAASTAGHLALTEACHAMEAAQQEVDRLYHRWQELELKRGNS
- a CDS encoding BON domain-containing protein, coding for MLRKHLFISAAMLVLPAGILAQGNNQAGMGSGSMGQGTGNTSGNGIVGQANTTLLGSNVNVNFESVFGNAATIANTNPDPFAAYRPSGSGTGSTTGTGMGFAGTGSGFAGTGGGGLTGGGMGTTGRTGTGLGANTGLGGNTGLRGGTGLGGGGLGGGGLGAGTLGGGFGGGGLGGNRMGMGGMQNMMGGNRMGMGMMGGTGFLGNNSAFLGGNNQMNQTQQASIGYQVNYEGKAAPAAPTGGNAVAIGGDFTQRLTSSPGMQGAQNLQVLKRGETAILRGQVTSDYSRQLAAAMVQLEPGVYEVQNELQVVAPVK
- a CDS encoding MFS transporter, producing the protein MPCIVLAESLGTSLWFCGTASLPEVTQLWSLNSFSQGSLLAVVQIGFILGTLGLSLTGLADAFPASRVFSAGCLLGSLANFGFAYASGGWIDAMFWRFLTGVALAGIYPLGMKLVITWMPDRTGEALGWLVGSVSLGTSLPFLLRALGEQIPWQWITVGASFFAVLAAFLMLWLGDGPAARPPGRKINLRIAWNCFRLPAYRASAFGYFGHMWELYAFWSTVPFLVRLVTDNRQQQSWWIFSIIAVGAAGNVLGGWWSRRIGSALVAIIALTISGCMCLLCPLLPWMPIWLVILFLVVWGLSAPADSPQFSALSAKACLPEATGSALALQNAIGFSVTVFGIQLTALSLEPMQFWIGWLWLPGPILGVLAMMSEFSVKRSDQAEPGKAADAPQP